In the genome of Gemmatimonas sp., one region contains:
- a CDS encoding S9 family peptidase gives MQQLTRPWRRVWLVAALALPATLAPSSPLLAQGAPPKDRLTIADYFNWEDVANPALSPDGRQVLYTRTWIDQLNDRRESSVWIMNADGTKNRFLVKGSDARWSPDGTRIAYVAPGEPGGAQLWVRYMDAEGATTQITRLTESPSEVEWSPDGKSIAFGMLVRQSDEWRIAMPAAPRGAKWVEPPRVVTKVRYRADRQGFLENGLRQLFTVPADGGTPRQITSGEWPANGNSWTPDGKALLFTSNRVADAEYTWRQSDIYKVDVASGAVTQLTKRNGPDGSPLPSPDGRFIAYTGYDSTDATWKDAALYVMDADGSNPRALTEKLDRSPAGMMWAPDASGVYFNAENEGARNLYFASLKGDVRQVTKGAQVLTVSDLGKSFLAVGTMSTASRPTDIVAFDVRTPAPRWLTDVNGDVLAGKQLATTEEVWYTSVDGYKIQGWIVKPADFDPKKKYPLMLEIHGGPHSMYNVGFSFARQDHAANGYLILYTNPRGSTGYGSAFGNAIKNAYPGKDYNDLMAGVDTVINRGYVDSNRLYVFGCSGGGVLTSWIVGHTNRFAAASANCPVTNWLSFVGTTDGSSWYYNFAKYPWDDPSEHLKRSPLMYVGNVKTPTMLMTGVNDLRTPMGQTEEYYEALKIRKVPTAMIRFNNEWHGTSSTPSNFLRTQLYLRSWFEKYTQPPAAKVTQE, from the coding sequence ATGCAGCAACTGACCCGTCCGTGGCGGCGCGTGTGGCTCGTGGCCGCGCTCGCCCTCCCCGCTACGCTCGCCCCGTCATCGCCCCTGCTGGCGCAGGGCGCGCCGCCCAAGGATCGCCTCACCATTGCCGACTACTTCAACTGGGAAGATGTCGCCAATCCCGCGCTCTCTCCTGATGGCCGGCAGGTGCTGTACACGCGCACATGGATTGACCAGCTGAACGACCGGCGCGAGTCGTCGGTGTGGATCATGAACGCCGACGGCACGAAGAACCGCTTCCTCGTGAAGGGGTCGGACGCCCGCTGGAGCCCCGACGGCACACGCATCGCCTACGTGGCCCCGGGTGAACCGGGGGGCGCGCAGCTGTGGGTGCGCTACATGGACGCCGAAGGCGCCACCACGCAGATCACGCGACTGACTGAATCGCCGAGCGAAGTCGAGTGGAGCCCCGACGGCAAGTCCATCGCCTTCGGCATGCTCGTACGGCAGAGCGACGAGTGGCGTATTGCCATGCCCGCCGCGCCACGTGGCGCGAAGTGGGTGGAACCGCCGCGCGTGGTGACCAAGGTGCGCTACCGCGCCGACCGGCAGGGCTTTCTGGAGAACGGGCTGCGTCAGCTGTTCACCGTGCCCGCCGATGGCGGCACGCCACGCCAGATCACCAGCGGCGAATGGCCCGCCAACGGCAACAGCTGGACGCCCGACGGCAAGGCGCTGCTCTTCACCTCCAACCGCGTGGCCGACGCCGAGTACACCTGGCGCCAGAGCGACATCTACAAGGTGGACGTGGCCAGCGGTGCCGTGACGCAGCTGACGAAGCGCAACGGCCCCGACGGCAGCCCCCTGCCCAGCCCCGATGGCCGCTTCATCGCCTACACCGGGTACGACAGCACCGACGCCACCTGGAAGGATGCGGCGCTGTACGTGATGGATGCCGACGGCAGCAACCCGCGCGCGCTCACCGAAAAGCTCGATCGCTCGCCGGCCGGCATGATGTGGGCGCCTGATGCCTCGGGCGTGTACTTCAACGCCGAAAACGAAGGCGCCCGCAACCTGTACTTCGCGTCGCTCAAGGGCGACGTGCGTCAGGTGACCAAGGGGGCGCAGGTCCTCACCGTGAGCGACCTCGGCAAGTCGTTCCTCGCCGTGGGCACCATGAGCACCGCCTCGCGCCCCACCGATATCGTGGCGTTCGACGTGCGCACCCCGGCGCCGCGCTGGCTCACCGACGTGAACGGCGACGTGCTGGCCGGCAAGCAGCTCGCGACCACCGAGGAGGTGTGGTACACCTCGGTCGACGGCTACAAGATCCAGGGGTGGATCGTGAAGCCTGCCGACTTCGATCCGAAGAAGAAGTACCCGCTCATGCTCGAGATTCATGGCGGCCCGCACAGCATGTACAACGTGGGCTTCAGCTTCGCGCGCCAGGATCACGCGGCCAACGGATATCTCATCCTGTACACCAATCCGCGCGGCAGCACCGGCTACGGCAGCGCCTTCGGCAACGCCATCAAGAACGCGTATCCCGGCAAGGACTACAACGATCTCATGGCCGGCGTGGATACGGTCATCAACCGCGGCTACGTGGACAGCAACCGCCTGTACGTCTTCGGCTGCTCGGGCGGCGGCGTACTCACCAGCTGGATCGTGGGGCACACGAACCGCTTCGCCGCGGCGAGCGCCAACTGCCCGGTCACGAACTGGCTGAGCTTCGTCGGCACCACCGACGGCTCCAGCTGGTACTACAACTTCGCCAAGTATCCGTGGGATGACCCGAGCGAGCACCTCAAGCGCTCGCCGCTCATGTACGTGGGCAACGTGAAGACACCCACGATGCTCATGACGGGGGTGAACGACCTGCGCACCCCCATGGGACAGACCGAGGAATACTACGAGGCGCTCAAGATCCGCAAAGTGCCCACCGCGATGATCCGCTTCAACAATGAATGGCACGGCACGAGCTCGACCCCGTCCAACTTCCTGCGCACGCAGCTCTATCTGCGCAGCTGGTTCGAGAAGTACACCCAGCCGCCGGCGGCGAAGGTCACGCAGGAGTGA
- a CDS encoding DUF983 domain-containing protein, with the protein MTATLALDLPRASVMQLMTRALRLRCPHCGGGRIFASFFQLKTNCPGCGLRMERGEADYFVGAYLFNLIAVELILFVCVCAFVAFTWPDPPWDLLTYVTGALMLAGCLLCYPFAKTTWLAVDLAIRPLTREELEWHQRGGDVGDRELPHL; encoded by the coding sequence ATGACAGCCACGCTGGCGCTCGACCTGCCGCGCGCCTCGGTCATGCAGCTCATGACACGGGCGCTGCGGCTGCGTTGCCCGCACTGCGGTGGTGGTCGCATCTTCGCCTCCTTCTTTCAGCTCAAGACCAACTGCCCCGGTTGCGGGTTGCGCATGGAGCGCGGAGAAGCCGACTACTTCGTTGGCGCCTACCTGTTCAACCTCATCGCGGTCGAACTCATTCTTTTCGTGTGTGTGTGCGCCTTCGTGGCGTTCACGTGGCCCGATCCCCCCTGGGATCTGCTCACGTACGTAACCGGCGCCCTCATGCTGGCGGGGTGCCTGCTCTGTTATCCATTCGCCAAGACCACGTGGCTGGCGGTGGACCTGGCCATTCGTCCGCTCACGCGTGAGGAGCTCGAGTGGCACCAGCGTGGTGGCGACGTGGGTGACCGGGAGCTTCCGCATCTCTGA
- a CDS encoding DUF1028 domain-containing protein, which translates to MRLSILALLAGLAVSPALSAQSADKHFSTMPPAPWPPVATFSILGYDPTTGEVGGAVQSRVFSVGNGVLWGEADVGVVATQAIVDVSYGPQALSLLRGGAKPADVVKQVWERDPDPRPENWTRQGRQFAVIDARGNVAAYTGPKASEWAGDKQGAYCTAQGNILAGPDVVNAMVKAFETTEGHLSLRLLAALEAGQAAGGDKRGMQSAAMLIVKKNGGVWLNNDVVLRLQVDDSAEPIKELRRLVEKAATMRRPRR; encoded by the coding sequence ATGCGCCTCTCCATCCTCGCCCTGCTCGCCGGCCTCGCGGTCTCCCCGGCGCTCTCAGCGCAATCCGCTGACAAGCACTTCTCCACCATGCCCCCGGCCCCTTGGCCGCCGGTGGCCACCTTCTCCATCCTCGGCTACGACCCGACCACGGGCGAAGTGGGAGGTGCCGTACAGAGCCGCGTCTTCTCGGTGGGCAACGGCGTGCTCTGGGGCGAAGCCGACGTGGGCGTGGTGGCGACGCAGGCCATCGTGGACGTGAGCTACGGCCCGCAGGCGCTCTCGCTGCTGCGTGGCGGGGCGAAGCCGGCTGACGTGGTGAAGCAGGTGTGGGAGCGTGATCCCGATCCACGCCCGGAGAACTGGACCAGGCAGGGGCGCCAGTTCGCCGTGATCGACGCGCGCGGCAACGTGGCCGCCTACACCGGCCCCAAGGCCAGCGAATGGGCTGGCGACAAGCAGGGCGCGTACTGCACGGCGCAGGGGAACATCCTTGCCGGCCCCGATGTGGTGAACGCCATGGTGAAGGCCTTCGAAACCACCGAGGGGCATCTGTCGCTGCGCCTGCTCGCTGCGCTCGAGGCCGGTCAGGCCGCCGGCGGCGACAAGCGTGGCATGCAGAGCGCCGCCATGCTCATCGTGAAGAAGAATGGCGGCGTGTGGCTCAACAACGATGTGGTGCTGCGCCTGCAGGTGGACGACAGCGCGGAGCCCATCAAGGAACTGCGGCGTCTGGTGGAGAAGGCCGCGACCATGCGGAGACCGCGGCGATGA
- a CDS encoding alpha/beta fold hydrolase: MPRTQSPISRRELVLTALAVSALAVSASLAARPLGAQPASVWSQAGTQGDYKVRNFVFQTGDTLPELTLHYTTLGRPQRDGGGVVRNAVLILHGTGGSGRGFLSASYAGELFGPGQLLDSSRYYIILPDGIGHGGSSKPSSGLKAAFPRYGYADMVAAQHKLVTEHLGVNHLRLIMGTSMGCMHGWMWGYSYPTFMDGLAPFACVPTQIAGRNRMIRTMAMDAIRADPAWNGGNYTSQPPGLRAAQMMLYIMSSAPLVQQAQAPTRDRADSVIRAYLDARMRSTDANDFLYQFDASRDYDPSPHLARISAPALFINSADDQVNPPELGLAEALAARMPKTRYIMLPIGPETRGHGTHSLPRVWGAYLREFLATLPPR; the protein is encoded by the coding sequence ATGCCACGCACCCAATCCCCGATTTCGCGGCGCGAGCTCGTCCTCACGGCGCTCGCCGTTTCCGCGCTCGCCGTTTCCGCCTCCCTCGCTGCGCGGCCGCTTGGTGCGCAGCCGGCCTCCGTCTGGTCCCAGGCTGGCACCCAGGGGGACTACAAGGTGCGGAACTTCGTGTTTCAGACGGGGGACACCCTCCCCGAACTCACGCTGCATTACACGACCCTGGGACGTCCGCAACGCGACGGCGGCGGGGTGGTGCGCAACGCCGTGCTCATTCTGCACGGCACCGGTGGCAGCGGGCGCGGCTTCCTTTCTGCCAGCTACGCGGGAGAGCTGTTCGGGCCCGGGCAGCTGCTCGACAGCAGCCGCTACTACATCATTCTCCCCGACGGCATTGGTCACGGCGGGTCAAGCAAGCCCAGCAGCGGGCTTAAGGCGGCGTTCCCCCGGTACGGCTACGCCGACATGGTGGCGGCGCAGCACAAGCTGGTCACCGAACATCTGGGGGTGAACCACCTGCGCCTCATCATGGGCACGTCCATGGGGTGCATGCACGGGTGGATGTGGGGGTACAGCTATCCCACCTTCATGGACGGGCTGGCGCCGTTTGCCTGCGTGCCCACGCAGATTGCCGGCCGCAACCGCATGATCCGCACGATGGCCATGGACGCGATTCGCGCCGATCCGGCCTGGAACGGCGGCAACTACACCAGCCAGCCGCCGGGACTGCGGGCGGCGCAGATGATGCTGTACATCATGTCGAGTGCGCCGCTCGTGCAGCAGGCGCAGGCGCCCACGCGCGACCGCGCCGATTCGGTCATTCGCGCCTACCTCGACGCCCGCATGCGCAGCACCGACGCCAACGATTTCCTGTACCAGTTCGATGCCTCGCGCGACTACGACCCGTCGCCGCATCTGGCCCGCATCAGCGCGCCGGCGCTCTTCATCAACTCCGCCGATGATCAGGTGAATCCCCCCGAGCTGGGGCTCGCCGAGGCGCTGGCGGCGCGCATGCCGAAGACCCGCTACATCATGCTGCCCATAGGGCCGGAGACGCGCGGCCATGGCACGCATTCGCTCCCGCGCGTCTGGGGGGCGTACTTGCGCGAGTTTCTCGCTACGCTGCCGCCGCGATGA
- a CDS encoding YdcF family protein produces MSDLLFRGRGADVGVRAPAWRVRLAGALLGLFLMELLWSLGVLSLLGVGGLTTRAVFLLGGALLATSAWGAWLWTATVGVVLVHGVVAYTPLASTLFQQFVRRDTPLAGAPPDAVVVFSGTVTPEGRVMGQALERLLSGVSEAKRRAIPTLALSVVGNERDASIPNSERDQRELVGAFAPELQLKFVYNVQSSRDEALAFTALARTHRWRRVVAVTSASHTRRACAALEHEGMAVECLPAVSRSYAPSRLESASDRRAAFREVLHETAASLLYRARGWM; encoded by the coding sequence GTGAGTGATCTGCTTTTCCGGGGGCGCGGCGCCGATGTTGGCGTGCGCGCCCCCGCGTGGCGAGTCCGACTTGCGGGGGCGCTGCTGGGGCTGTTCCTCATGGAGCTGCTCTGGTCGCTCGGGGTGCTGTCGCTGCTGGGCGTGGGTGGTCTCACGACCCGCGCCGTGTTCCTGCTTGGCGGGGCATTGCTTGCCACCTCGGCCTGGGGGGCGTGGCTCTGGACGGCCACGGTGGGCGTGGTGCTGGTGCATGGCGTCGTGGCGTACACCCCGCTGGCGAGCACCCTTTTTCAGCAGTTCGTGCGGCGTGACACACCGCTGGCCGGCGCCCCGCCCGATGCCGTGGTCGTCTTCTCCGGCACCGTGACGCCGGAAGGGCGCGTCATGGGGCAGGCCCTGGAGCGGCTGCTGTCCGGCGTGAGCGAGGCCAAACGCCGCGCCATTCCCACCCTCGCGCTCTCCGTGGTGGGCAACGAGCGCGACGCCAGCATTCCCAATTCGGAGCGCGACCAGCGGGAGCTGGTGGGCGCCTTTGCCCCGGAGCTGCAGCTAAAGTTCGTGTACAACGTGCAGAGCTCGCGCGACGAGGCACTGGCCTTCACGGCATTGGCGCGCACGCATCGCTGGCGTCGCGTGGTCGCCGTCACGTCGGCCTCGCACACCCGCCGCGCCTGTGCCGCCCTCGAGCATGAGGGGATGGCCGTGGAGTGCCTGCCGGCCGTTTCCCGCAGCTATGCTCCCTCGCGGCTGGAGAGCGCCAGCGACCGCCGCGCCGCCTTCCGCGAGGTCCTCCATGAAACGGCGGCCTCCCTGCTCTACCGCGCGCGGGGTTGGATGTAG
- a CDS encoding serine/threonine-protein kinase — MSATKVCPQCGAEYDETIGVCSLDGTPLVPQSEASLIGKMVGGRYRIIQQLGEGGMGQVYLAEHVRMKRKSAIKIMRPALVHEPESLQRFTREAENASKISHPNVASIFDFGETDEGLVYLAMEYIDGEALSALLKREIAMHPVVGADIVAQAADALHAAHELGILHRDIKPDNIMISKRPDGTFVVKLVDFGIARTMERGTQQVTRTGFAVGTPEYMSPEQLSGDVLDSRSDQYSLALVAFIALTGHEAFANASSKESLIARLTSRPRRLDEVRDDLDWPNSIQAVFDQALAPDPSDRYPSVAEFGVALANAVEEMTPTQTAEMYRHALGQRMLNVASRTPAENSGLRTPAKAVSTQKTKAQKAEAKRRKDPVAVRRRQSIFPYLVMAGVLVYGVWFYGSQQPSGLARELADQIGAMATSARAIAGNVTGGKADSAAAATTAPAASAPRRPKKKAAADSTTGAAPAADSEAAPRADTAAPAVVAPDTTGQVRPEGR; from the coding sequence GTGAGTGCCACCAAGGTCTGCCCCCAGTGCGGGGCCGAATACGACGAGACCATCGGGGTCTGTTCGCTCGATGGTACCCCGCTGGTCCCGCAATCCGAAGCCAGCCTCATCGGCAAGATGGTGGGCGGCCGGTACCGCATCATCCAGCAGCTGGGTGAGGGCGGTATGGGACAGGTGTACCTGGCCGAGCATGTACGCATGAAGCGCAAGAGCGCCATCAAGATCATGCGACCGGCGCTGGTGCACGAACCGGAGTCGCTGCAGCGCTTTACGCGCGAAGCCGAGAATGCCTCGAAGATTTCGCACCCCAACGTCGCGAGCATCTTCGATTTCGGGGAAACCGACGAGGGGCTGGTGTACCTCGCCATGGAGTACATCGATGGGGAGGCGCTCTCGGCGCTGCTCAAGCGCGAGATCGCCATGCACCCCGTGGTGGGGGCCGACATCGTGGCGCAAGCCGCCGACGCGCTGCACGCCGCGCACGAGCTGGGGATCCTGCACCGCGACATCAAGCCCGACAACATCATGATCTCCAAGCGCCCCGACGGCACGTTCGTCGTGAAGCTGGTGGATTTCGGGATTGCGCGCACGATGGAGCGCGGCACGCAGCAGGTCACGCGTACGGGCTTCGCCGTGGGGACCCCCGAGTACATGTCGCCGGAGCAGCTGTCGGGCGATGTGCTGGACTCGCGCTCCGACCAGTACTCGCTGGCGCTGGTGGCGTTCATTGCGCTTACGGGGCACGAAGCGTTCGCCAACGCCTCGTCGAAGGAGTCGCTCATTGCCCGGCTCACGAGCCGGCCGCGCCGCCTCGATGAGGTGCGTGACGATCTCGACTGGCCGAACAGCATTCAGGCGGTGTTCGATCAGGCACTGGCTCCGGACCCCAGTGACCGCTATCCCTCGGTGGCGGAGTTCGGGGTGGCGCTGGCGAACGCCGTGGAGGAGATGACGCCCACGCAGACGGCCGAGATGTACCGGCATGCGCTGGGACAGCGCATGCTGAACGTGGCGTCGCGCACGCCGGCGGAGAACTCCGGTCTGCGCACACCGGCCAAGGCGGTCTCCACGCAGAAGACCAAGGCCCAGAAGGCGGAGGCCAAGCGCCGCAAGGATCCGGTGGCCGTGCGGCGCCGGCAGTCGATCTTTCCGTATCTCGTCATGGCGGGAGTGCTCGTCTACGGCGTGTGGTTCTACGGGTCGCAGCAGCCGTCGGGGCTGGCGCGTGAATTGGCCGACCAGATTGGGGCCATGGCCACCTCCGCCAGGGCAATCGCCGGAAACGTCACCGGCGGCAAGGCCGACAGTGCCGCGGCGGCAACGACGGCACCCGCGGCGTCCGCACCGCGGCGTCCGAAGAAGAAGGCTGCCGCCGACAGCACCACAGGCGCCGCCCCCGCCGCCGATTCAGAGGCGGCTCCGCGCGCGGACACGGCGGCGCCGGCGGTGGTGGCACCGGACACGACGGGGCAGGTGCGGCCTGAAGGCCGCTGA